The nucleotide window GCATGGATTTGTGCCATATTATTGTAAATGGATTCTACATGGGGAACCCCGCACAAGTGATATTGATAGTCAAAACATAAATGTTATGATAGCGGAGTCTGttcaagaggttgataatagcaCAAGCAATACCTATGAGCAAATGGTAATGGATGCGTGAGTCCCGATTTCTTTCAGGATGTAATGGAGGAGCCTCCAAATCCATCACTCAAAAATTGTATGACATGTTACAAGTCGctaatcaagaggtgtggcgggtTGTGAAAGCCATTCGCGACTCTCGCTTGTTGCAAGGATGTTGAACATCAAGCGAACATCATTTGTCGAGAAAGGTGTTTTGATGACATTTGTCAACTTATGAAAGAGGTGTTCTGGATGAAAATTTAATGACTAAAAACTTTTACTGACGAAGAAGTTGGTTCAAGCATTGGGCCTACTGTTGAGAAGATTCATTGTTGTACTAATGGATGTATGTTATATTGGGTGAAGATAGTGAGTTAACGAATTGCAAATTTTGTGACCATCCACGGTTCAAACGACATAGTCGAGGCTCTTCTAATTTTCAAACCAATGTGCCACATAAGAAAATGTACTACTTTCCTCTCACACAGAGATTGCAAAGATTATATGCTTCGAATGCAACAGCAAAAGAAATGAGATGGCATGCTGAGCATGACCATGAAGATGGGGTAATGTGTCATTGTTCAGATGCAACTACATGGAAGCATTTTAATAAAACACATCCTTCATTTGCTGCTGAGGTTAGGAATGTAAGGCTAGGACTGCAGATGGGTTTCAACCATTCGGTCGATCACCGACAACAATATTCATCTTGGCAGTCATTGTCACTCCATACAAATTGCCTCCTTGATTATGTATGAAGGAAGAGTATAGGTACATAACGGTAATAGTTCCCGTCCGAGAAACCCAAAAGACAAATTGGATGTGTACTTACCCCTTATTGCGAGTTGAAACAGATTGTGGGAAGTTGGAGTTTAGAAATATGATTCATCAAAGAAGAATAAATTTAATATGAGGGTTGCGTTATTATGGACAATAAGTGATTTCCCTGCATATTCAATGTTATCCGGTTGGAGCACAATGAGCAAGACGCTTGTCCATATTGTAGGGACGATTCAGATGCATTCACATTGACAAAGGGTGGTAAACAATCATGGTTTGACAATCACCGTAAATTCTTACCAGCTAACCATCCTTTCAGACGGAATAAAATTGCTTTTAGAAAGAACAAGACAGTTACAAAAAGTGCTCCCCCCATTCTATCTGGTGAGGAAATTTTAGAACAAATAGAACATCTAGGATTAATGTGTGTCAAAGATATTGGTGCAGATGAGAATAACAGTTGAAAAGCAAAAAACACGGGTTGGAAGAGACGGAGCATTTTTTGGGATTTGCCATATTGGAGTACTAACATGCTTCGCCACAACCTGGATGTCATGCATATAGAGAAAAAtgtatttgaaaatatttttaatactgtgATGAATGTTGAAGGGAAGACGAAGGACAATGCAAAATCAAGGGAAGATTTGAAAGAGTTTTGTCACAGACCTGAGTTAGAGAGGGATATGGCAACAGGAAAGTATCCTAAAGCATGTTACACATTAGACAAACAATCAAAAGCAGTGTTGTGTGAATGGCTTAAAAATCTTAGATTCCCAGATGGTTATGTGTCAAACATGGGTAGGTGTATAGACATGCGAAAACTAAAGTTGtttgggatgaaaagccatgattGTCATGTCTTTATGCAAAGATTACTCCCAATAGCATTTAGGGAATTGCTTCCAAAAAATGTGTGGCAAGCATTGACCGAATTGAGCAATTTCTTTAGAGAGTTAACTTCAACAACACTTAGAGAAGAAGCCATGTTACAGCTCAATGAAGAGATTCCTATTATATTATGTAAACTAGAGCGTATATtacctccaattttatttgactccATGGAACACCTCCCGGTGCATTTGGCTTATGAAGCATGGATTCTGGTCTGTGCAATATCGGTGGATGTATCCATTTGAGAGGTAACTAGTTTAATGTATTGTTGTATACTATCATTAcatggaaaaatgaaaatttgttgTGACTAAATAGTAAATGGTACAGGTACCTTAGGAAGTTAAAaaataatgtgaaaaataaagccaaaGTGGAAGGTTCCATATGCAATGCATATTTAGTTGAAGAAGCATCGTCATTACGCCTCATTATTTTGAACCCCATGTCAACACAAGGCATCGAAAGGTTCCACGCAATGATGATACAGTCGAACATATGGATGAACATCTAGTGAATCTATCAATTTTCACTCATTCCGGTAGGCCACTGGGAAAAGGAAAGGTTAGATATCTCCAGAACAAGAATTTCAAGCGACACAAATGTACATCTTGTTGAATTGTATAGAAGTAAAACCGTACATTGAGTAAGTTTTctaatattcaattattataattgttgCAATGCCATTATTGATTCCAAACATGTAATTAACTATTTTCATTGTGTGGAGCATTTTTGTTAATGAGTTACACATGGCCAATCCAAATATCAATGATAAACAAGTTGATGAGAAACTAGAGCGTGAATTTGATAAGTGGTTCAATAAATATGTTCACAATCCCTCCAACAATATATCAAGCCAGTTTTTAAAGGATCtatcaaagggtccattaagaagTGTTATGTGCTACAATAGTTATGTAGTTAATGGTTATAAATTTCACACTAAAGGTTATGGTTCGCATAGAACGCGATGAGCAGTGGGGTATGTATCAAGGGGACTAATTACGGTACTAATGAAAGTGACTACTATGGACAATTAATTGAAGTGCTACGATTGGAGTACTGGATTACCAATCAAAAGAAGcgtattgtttaaatgtgattggtttgatccaacaccaaatgtgggaacaaagattcatccaaaatataaacttgtggatattaatcataaaagatccttcAATAGGTATGAACCATTTGTTCTTGCTATCCAAGCTGCTCAGGTGAATTATTCCATATATCCAAGCTTAAAATGTGACAAGGATGATTGGTGGGCTGTGTTCAAAATCAAAGCGAGATCTGTTATTGATCTTCCTGAGCAAGTGAATGTCACAACCCCACGGGAAGAACCATttcaagaagatgaaatggaagtCCCTTTGATTCAAATTGACGATGATGATGATCAACAACAATACTTGAATGATCAAAACGGTGTACTAGTTGAAATTAATGAAGAggatgttgaagatgaagaagagctTGAATTGGACTCAGAAAGTGATGAGGAATGCGATGATGTATATGATAGTGATACTAATTAGAATTAGGTATTTCtcttaatgaatttatatttctaaACTTGAAGTATAAACTCTAACTAATTTCATCTGTATTATGTATCATAAGTTGAATGAAGCTAACTAATTAATACAATTATTTATGCAGGATGCGAGGCAACGGTCGCATGGGAGGTTTGTTGGGTCATTCACAGTCAAGGCAGTTACCTGTGCAGGATGAGCCCAATGATCAACTAGACCAATCTACACAGGGTCAGCCTCAGGTTCCTTCACGATCCACTGGGAGGTCGGCACGGATCGGAGGGTCTCTGCTTCAACACAAGATCGAGctacacctccacctccacctacCACCTATTACCCCATCTTACGAGCTCGCAATTGGATCAACCTCTGGTCATGAAGGTCATTCAGTTGGGGCAGCACCAATATCATCGATGGATGGCCTATCACTCACTacatttggaagaaagaaaagaataaagctcattaatggcacgtaagtatttaaaattaattaactttatcTATGATTTGGTATTACATATCATTGGGAATTGAAATCTgtgtttctacatttacataaaaTCAATATATTTCTTGTCTTTCTTTTGTACAAAGTTACATCCATCCGAGGAATGTGCTAAGAAGATGAAGAATATCTTCAAGGAGAGGATGGACCCAGAGGGGCAATTTGTTGGAAAACTATCACTTTGAAACAAAAGAGTTTTCTTGGGATgaatttcaattaataaaataaatatttaaatattagctaTCAGATAGCTAATTTGCATAGTTTATGAAAACTAAATAAAGAATGTTATGAACAAATATCATTTAAGTgatgagaatttgtgaattaatgtAAAAGAACACAATTGAAGTATATTAATGCTTAAATGATCTATATGTACAGCTTGTGTgatattgaaaatatatattgttgtgagttgttgtagttggggtggatgttatttattgttgagaatatatgaagtgtttttaacaggtgcaaTTAATACCTAATAACTAGGTTGGATTGTCCAAAATTAAGGGAAATCTTGTCaattttttctaaaatattatcatactaatacaactgtcttaatttttatttattttataccaGAAATACTTTGATTGGCAAGAGGTGACTCCACTAGTAAAGGAAGCTTGGAGGCGTAAGGCTGCAGAGCGCTATAAGGCCCTAATGTGCAATGTCAGGAAAGGAAAATCCAAGGTCATCGTGCCTAATAGTACAATGCAAAAATGGAAGGAGGCATGGAGTAGCCCAGAGTTTAAAGCCAAGAGCCATCAATTCACTGCTAACCGTTGTAGTGAGATAGGGGGAGTTGGGCGAGCATCTCTAGACACACAGGGGTTCGGTTCACATGCCACTCACGCAGATAAAATGGTAATGATTTCATATTTACTATAGGATGGTAATGATTTCACATTTACTAGTTTTGTTATTGTCTGTCTACATATTAGTAGCAAATAATCGAACATTATTATAAACATCACTAAAATCATTATATCTTTTCAGGAAGCCCAGCTTGGCCGAAGACCTTTTCCTTATGAACTTTTCCATAAGACCCACACTAGGAAAGGCACCTCCGATATGGTTGATTCACGAGCGCAATCAATTAAGGTAAGTGAACAAGTATTTTATGTCTTTCAATTATATGAAAAAAATGAATAAGTGAGTTTGTTTATTCAATtgccaagaaaaataaatttaaaatatgtgtATTGACTTATGCAGGATGCATTTTTGGCGCTTAAGGAGCAGTCGTCTCAACCACAAGAGGGGTGCAGTGACCCTCCTATTGTAGATGAGGTCGCACTATATTATCAAGTTGTGGGGGGGGAGAAGAAGAACAGGGTTTATGGCATTGGATCTCAAGCATCAATTTTTTACCCTAGCTCATCACATGGATCATCTTCTACTGCATCCTATTGTGCTCAGTCAGAGGCAATGGAGGAAGAGATTCAACAATTGCATCAGACTATTGCAACGCTCAAGGATAGTTTGGttgcaatggaggagagagatCGACAACGCGAGTTGATGCTAGAGGAGAGATATAGACAACGTGAGCAGACACTGGAGGAGCGCATGCAACAAATGATGCAAAACATGATGGCACAAATGATGCAGGGTACGCAGTTTACAGCCCCAACTCCACATGCGACTCATCAAGATGATGGTAGAGAGGCTGATAGTGTTGATGAGTGATTATCTTGTTGATGACAAGTAGCTTGTTtttgttattatgatatttttttttttccatacattatattattgtcataacccttcactatcatatttatatataatattgactgatatttgatatttgatagcttgatattataaatattatgatattgagcatttaaaattaatattatattatatgcttcaatacaggaaataatatattaaataaaaaaataaaaattttctactaGTAATTTGAAACGGATTAAAAACGAATTTTTCCGTTTCTAATCCAATAACACAAGGATCGGTTTcagaatttagaaaccgatttgaaacgGAATTTCTGTTTCAAAAAAATTGAAACCGAAATATCAGTTTTTAAATTAAAACGgaatttgaaaccgaatatatgTGGTTTCTAAATTTGAAACGGAATAGTGGTTTGAAAATAGATTCAGAATTTGAAATGGACGCCATTTTCCGtttcaaatttatttagaaacttgcggatttaaaactgaatatttcggtttcaaatcggtttctaaatgtatttagaaaccgattttcactgatttgaaaccgaatattcggtttcaaatctccttttttcttgtagtgtatattaattattttacctatctaataataatagctaaacacttaatataaattaattataataaattatcttATCAGTAATCAGTTGTATTTAATAGTTAAATCAaaatcaaacagacttaaaatcaTACCTCTAATTAGGTTTAATTCAATCTATTAATTCAATCTATCATTTCAACTTCGAAAGTTTGATATTGAGAGAGAAGATGGAACCAATTGCAAAATGTAGATTGTGCAAGTCAATAGAATTGCCACCGCTATCTATTCCATATCATCTCTGCTAGCGAAGGAAATGTTTTTGCCTCAAAaagcaaaaatttaatttaaggggTCTAATTAAAATATTAGCCTTTTAATAATGAGTTCTATGAAGGTTTTATATATCAACATGAAGTATCTCAACAATCacttagttgctaattgaataAGTTGATTGGGTGATGATGGttgatatttttatatagaatcgTTCTATAAATGTAAAATAAAAGCATTTAACaagtattataataaaaataaatatctgaattttttttaataaaattgacttgataaaaattaaataaaattacagttaatttaaaaataaaataaatgtttagtattatgaattactgaacttaaaatatatatattaatggtCTAAAATTAAAAAGTCTATacaatttatctcaaatttatttttttaaatagtcATGAAaagtaaatataattaaaattatatattaaataaaataaataatatgattttatctttttatattataaaaaatgaaaACATGTTTTTAATCTGAGTAAGAAAAAAATTTCAGTAAAGGAGACATTGCAATAATAATAATGAGATTATGACAGAAAAGcctctaaaattttaatattgattaaaaaatttgataaaagaaTTGTGCTAGAGTTCTATTTGAGGGAATTGTctaatgatttaaattttaaaaaataacaatTAGAGAAGAccgtaaaataaaatttatgaaaaaaataaaaaagcaatGATACAATGCTtgtttgggatttttttttttttttacaagaggTTTATAGTTATTTtggtatttttttaaattaaaaattataacaaaatttttatataatgatGTTCCAAAATATATTCAAGAGGGGATGAATtggataaaaataattttttttgtttttgctcaaaacttttgaaaaattataaCTTAGTTTAACTTAATTTTCTACTGTAAAATATGTGTGATAATGTTCAAATAATTAGTTGATACAAAGTTAGCTTATAAACAGTCAATATACTGATCTAACAAGATATATTGGCACTCAGTAAAAATTTCAGTAATCTGAATAAAATCACAGCACAGCAAACAAAGCAATAAACAGAATATATCATTTGACAGCAGAtatagcagtaagtaaatttcatcAGATCTCAGCAGATTCAACAATAAATAAATTATCTCAGTTTGTAGCAGAGTTAACAGTAAACTGTAACAATTTTCAACTTAGCAAAAATACTTCAACCAGAAATAAAAAAGTGCATAAATTtaaagagtaagggttgagagaattgaacactgaatttttatagtggttcggcctgACTagtctacatccactctctcaaaaatcccactttgagtcttcacttcactattcttctcttttaaaggcaaaagacaaaagccctttacaaatcttcacatcaaagcttttacaagtagcttcacacttctaccaagtattatcccaaacacttt belongs to Hevea brasiliensis isolate MT/VB/25A 57/8 chromosome 4, ASM3005281v1, whole genome shotgun sequence and includes:
- the LOC131179061 gene encoding uncharacterized protein LOC131179061, encoding MVDSRAQSIKDAFLALKEQSSQPQEGCSDPPIVDEVALYYQVVGGEKKNRVYGIGSQASIFYPSSSHGSSSTASYCAQSEAMEEEIQQLHQTIATLKDSLVAMEERDRQRELMLEERYRQREQTLEERMQQMMQNMMAQMMQGTQFTAPTPHATHQDDGREADSVDE